The following proteins are encoded in a genomic region of Alistipes shahii WAL 8301:
- a CDS encoding fumarylacetoacetate hydrolase family protein, whose amino-acid sequence MKIICIGRNYAEHAAELHEQLNDSGKLPEEPMFFLKPDTALLRNNDPFYIPSFSQEVHYECELVVRINRVGKAIAERFAHRYYDEVGLGIDFTARDLQRRAIAEGLPWESCKAFDRSAAISPEFVSLQELGGDVQRLHFTLDVNGERRQRGDTAEMLFTVDRIIATVSRYMTLRMGDLLYTGTPAGVGPVRPGDTLRAALEGRELLNFDIR is encoded by the coding sequence ATGAAAATCATCTGCATAGGCCGCAACTACGCCGAACATGCCGCCGAGTTGCACGAACAGCTCAACGACAGCGGGAAACTCCCCGAGGAACCGATGTTCTTCCTCAAGCCCGACACGGCGCTGCTGCGCAACAACGACCCGTTTTACATCCCGTCGTTCTCGCAGGAGGTGCACTACGAATGCGAACTGGTGGTGCGGATCAACCGCGTGGGCAAGGCCATCGCCGAGCGTTTCGCCCACCGTTATTACGACGAGGTGGGACTGGGCATCGACTTCACGGCCCGCGACCTCCAGCGGCGGGCCATCGCCGAGGGGCTTCCGTGGGAGAGCTGCAAGGCTTTCGACCGCTCGGCGGCGATCTCGCCGGAATTCGTCTCCTTGCAGGAGCTGGGCGGCGACGTGCAGCGGCTGCACTTCACGCTCGACGTGAACGGGGAGCGCCGCCAGAGAGGCGACACGGCGGAGATGCTCTTCACGGTCGACCGAATCATCGCCACGGTGTCGCGGTACATGACCCTGCGCATGGGCGACCTGCTCTACACCGGAACGCCAGCCGGCGTGGGCCCCGTCCGCCCCGGCGACACGCTGCGCGCTGCGCTCGAAGGACGCGAACTGTTAAATTTCGACATCAGATGA
- a CDS encoding Maf family protein: protein MLLNDKLKPYRLLLASQSPRRRELMTGCGLPYELAEKFDCEETYPDDLPLIGVSEYLSTLKSEAYPVPLLENDILLTADTVVLAGGEFRMTAEGTTWHGGEILGKPRDRDDARRMLKILSGAHHLVTTGVTLRSAARMTHFTSLTYVWFRTLTDEEIAYYVDTFQPFDKAGAYGIQEWIGYAAIECIEGSFYNVMGLPVQKVYTELDKFLNP from the coding sequence ATGCTGCTCAACGACAAACTCAAACCCTACCGCCTGCTGCTGGCGTCGCAGTCGCCACGGCGACGGGAGCTGATGACCGGCTGCGGGTTGCCCTACGAGCTGGCCGAAAAATTCGACTGCGAGGAGACCTATCCCGACGACCTTCCGCTTATCGGCGTTTCGGAGTACCTCTCGACGCTCAAAAGCGAAGCCTATCCGGTTCCGTTGCTCGAAAACGACATCCTGCTCACGGCCGACACCGTCGTGCTGGCCGGCGGCGAATTCCGGATGACGGCCGAGGGTACGACATGGCACGGAGGGGAGATTCTGGGCAAACCCCGCGACCGTGACGACGCCCGCCGCATGCTGAAAATCCTGTCGGGCGCGCATCATCTGGTCACAACCGGCGTCACCCTGCGCTCCGCCGCGCGGATGACCCACTTCACTTCGCTGACCTATGTCTGGTTCCGCACGCTCACCGACGAGGAGATCGCCTACTATGTCGACACCTTCCAACCCTTCGACAAGGCCGGGGCATACGGCATTCAGGAGTGGATCGGCTACGCCGCCATCGAGTGCATCGAAGGCTCGTTCTACAACGTCATGGGACTTCCCGTCCAGAAAGTATACACCGAATTAGATAAATTTTTGAATCCATGA
- a CDS encoding S46 family peptidase, which produces MKRTLLTLLAALALLPALADEGMWLPSLISERIDDMRAKGFRLTAEDIYSINKASMKDAVVLFNGGCTGELISPEGLLLTNHHCGYDAIQKHSTVEHDYLTNGFWAMSRAEELPNEKLWVRFLVRMEEVTDRIAAGETAAQIVEKAKAEGTGYKASVEQMYYGNQQFLFVYEQFDDVRLVAAPPSSIGKFGGDTDNWIWPRHTGDFSMFRVYASKDNRPAAYSPQNVPYRPKKHFSISTKGVKEGDFTMIYGFPGNTQEYILSDAVAYIAERSDPAKIAVRTGRLDIITKAQESDPALRIHYAAKHASIANAWKKWQGEALGIDRRGTVAAKFDYETQFGLWSVGRPEYAGVVMGLRAEYDRIMDAYFAYEITRETLSTLPAAYTPEERSEECFARRKFAEQALWRHAFREYGRCPKVYRTPSYAEGMARYKSPEAYADALFEAVWEGSDSVAMQPAVRLREETKRMLDHISWMLGTKSLRNLNSKILNELYTTYIKGLREWDRERAFYPDANLTLRVAYGSVAGYEYADGEYHKPQTTLDGIIAKDNPEIYDYDIPQSLRDLYASKNYGRWGTVIDGRRTVPVCFLATNHTTGGNSGSPVLNAGGELIGINFDRTWRSTMSDIAFDPAICRNIAVDIRYVLFVVDRVGGAGYLLKEMTLK; this is translated from the coding sequence ATGAAACGCACCCTGCTGACCCTGCTCGCCGCCCTTGCCCTCCTGCCTGCGCTGGCCGACGAGGGCATGTGGCTCCCGAGCCTGATCTCCGAACGCATCGACGACATGCGTGCAAAAGGCTTCCGCCTCACGGCCGAAGACATCTACTCGATCAACAAGGCCTCGATGAAAGACGCCGTCGTACTCTTCAACGGCGGCTGTACGGGCGAACTCATTTCGCCTGAAGGCCTGCTGCTCACCAACCACCACTGCGGCTACGACGCCATCCAAAAACATTCGACCGTCGAGCACGACTACCTGACCAACGGTTTCTGGGCCATGTCGCGGGCCGAGGAGCTGCCCAACGAAAAACTCTGGGTCCGCTTCCTCGTCCGCATGGAGGAGGTGACCGACCGGATCGCCGCGGGCGAGACGGCCGCGCAGATCGTCGAAAAAGCCAAGGCCGAAGGCACGGGCTACAAAGCCTCGGTCGAACAGATGTACTACGGCAACCAGCAGTTCCTGTTCGTCTACGAGCAGTTCGACGACGTGCGCCTGGTGGCCGCGCCGCCCTCGTCGATCGGCAAGTTCGGCGGCGACACCGACAACTGGATCTGGCCCCGCCACACGGGCGATTTCTCGATGTTCCGCGTCTACGCTTCGAAGGACAACCGTCCGGCGGCCTACTCGCCCCAGAACGTCCCCTACCGTCCGAAAAAACACTTCAGCATATCCACGAAAGGGGTTAAAGAGGGCGATTTCACGATGATCTACGGTTTCCCGGGCAACACGCAGGAGTACATCCTCTCCGACGCCGTGGCCTACATCGCCGAGCGTTCCGACCCGGCCAAGATCGCCGTCCGCACGGGCCGTCTCGACATCATCACCAAAGCGCAGGAGTCCGACCCCGCGCTGCGCATCCACTACGCCGCCAAGCACGCCTCGATCGCCAACGCCTGGAAAAAATGGCAGGGCGAAGCGCTGGGCATCGACCGCCGCGGAACCGTCGCAGCGAAATTCGATTACGAGACGCAGTTCGGACTGTGGTCCGTGGGACGTCCCGAATACGCCGGCGTAGTGATGGGCCTGCGCGCCGAGTACGACCGGATCATGGACGCCTATTTCGCTTACGAAATCACGCGCGAAACGCTCTCGACGCTGCCGGCAGCCTACACCCCCGAAGAACGGTCCGAAGAGTGCTTCGCCCGGCGCAAGTTCGCCGAGCAGGCGCTCTGGCGCCATGCGTTCCGCGAATACGGCCGTTGCCCGAAGGTTTACCGCACGCCCTCCTACGCCGAAGGCATGGCCCGTTACAAATCGCCGGAAGCCTACGCCGACGCCCTTTTCGAGGCCGTATGGGAAGGCTCCGACAGCGTGGCCATGCAACCCGCAGTCAGACTGCGCGAGGAGACCAAACGCATGCTCGACCACATCTCGTGGATGCTGGGAACCAAGTCGCTGCGCAACCTCAACAGCAAAATCCTCAACGAACTTTATACTACTTATATAAAAGGGCTGCGCGAATGGGACCGCGAGCGGGCCTTCTATCCCGACGCCAACCTGACGCTCCGCGTGGCCTACGGCTCCGTGGCCGGATACGAGTACGCCGACGGCGAATACCACAAACCGCAGACGACGCTCGACGGCATCATCGCCAAGGACAATCCCGAAATTTACGACTACGACATTCCGCAGTCGCTGCGCGACCTCTACGCATCGAAGAACTACGGCCGCTGGGGCACGGTGATCGACGGCCGCAGGACCGTGCCGGTCTGCTTCCTGGCGACGAACCACACCACGGGCGGCAATTCGGGATCGCCGGTGCTGAACGCCGGGGGCGAACTCATCGGCATCAATTTCGACCGCACGTGGCGTTCGACGATGAGCGACATCGCCTTCGACCCTGCGATCTGCCGCAACATCGCCGTGGACATCCGCTACGTGCTGTTCGTTGTGGACCGTGTCGGCGGAGCGGGCTACCTGCTCAAGGAGATGACGCTCAAATAA
- a CDS encoding FecR family protein: MQKEIDRLINSYRSNALSKEEAGMLAGWLEESDENRAYFRECLARRELPASAKAEREWARFAARNKILFAVPEVAGRRRSRFLRYVAAAAVVAAGVCAVWFWQRTPDVASEAGAGAEISAAQPLEYRTACGERLDIVLPDGSKVCMNSEATLTVDPGFGKATREIEFDGEAFFTISPDKNCPFIIHSANNNYTVLGTSFNLQSYARENFAVVTLHTGCLQAQARKDVIILDPLDTAIVFWIAASALSFILALFVSKKSHA, from the coding sequence ATGCAGAAAGAGATAGACAGACTGATCAATTCGTACCGGAGCAACGCTTTGAGTAAGGAGGAGGCCGGTATGTTGGCGGGATGGCTGGAGGAGTCGGATGAAAACCGGGCTTATTTCAGGGAGTGTCTCGCCAGACGGGAGCTGCCCGCGTCGGCCAAGGCGGAGCGGGAATGGGCGCGTTTCGCAGCCCGCAACAAGATCCTGTTCGCTGTCCCCGAGGTCGCCGGACGGCGCCGGAGTCGGTTCCTGCGCTATGTGGCGGCGGCCGCCGTGGTTGCGGCGGGCGTTTGCGCCGTGTGGTTCTGGCAGCGCACCCCCGATGTCGCGTCCGAAGCCGGGGCCGGGGCGGAGATCAGCGCCGCACAGCCCTTGGAATACCGCACGGCGTGCGGCGAGAGGCTCGACATCGTGCTGCCCGACGGGTCGAAGGTCTGCATGAATTCCGAGGCGACGCTCACCGTGGACCCGGGATTCGGGAAGGCGACGCGCGAGATCGAGTTCGACGGCGAGGCGTTTTTCACCATTTCGCCCGACAAAAACTGTCCGTTCATCATCCACAGCGCCAACAACAACTATACGGTGCTGGGAACGTCGTTCAACCTGCAATCCTACGCCCGGGAGAATTTCGCCGTGGTGACGCTCCATACGGGGTGTTTGCAGGCGCAGGCCCGGAAGGACGTCATCATCCTCGACCCCCTCGACACGGCGATCGTCTTCTGGATCGCAGCCTCGGCCCTGTCGTTCATCCTCGCGCTGTTCGTCTCGAAGAAGTCGCACGCGTAA
- a CDS encoding GNAT family N-acetyltransferase: MTQQLRFIPFKSRSDKGWAEAWALYEASFPDCERWDGTGYDRAFGDPHFEADGIWRGDEFIGILFHWNAGDYRYVEHLAVSPRLRGQNMGSKALAAFCQGRRVILEIDPPEDEISVRRQHFYQRLGFVANPYAYIHPSFRRPFHPHRLVLMSYPEALTYEEARGFADFIRERVLRYSEHENPELPRL, from the coding sequence ATGACACAGCAACTGCGATTCATACCGTTCAAATCACGCTCGGACAAGGGCTGGGCCGAAGCATGGGCGCTTTACGAAGCCTCCTTCCCCGACTGCGAACGCTGGGACGGCACGGGTTACGACCGCGCTTTCGGCGACCCGCATTTCGAGGCCGACGGCATCTGGCGCGGCGACGAGTTCATCGGCATCCTCTTCCACTGGAACGCCGGGGATTACCGCTACGTCGAGCATCTGGCCGTCTCGCCCCGCCTGCGGGGACAGAACATGGGTTCAAAAGCCCTCGCGGCCTTTTGCCAAGGGCGGCGCGTCATTCTGGAAATCGACCCGCCGGAGGATGAAATCTCGGTCCGCCGCCAGCATTTCTACCAGCGGCTGGGTTTCGTCGCCAATCCCTACGCGTACATCCACCCCTCGTTCCGGCGGCCGTTCCATCCCCACCGGCTGGTGCTGATGAGCTATCCCGAGGCCCTTACATACGAAGAGGCCCGCGGTTTCGCGGACTTCATTCGGGAACGGGTGCTCCGCTACTCCGAGCACGAGAATCCGGAGCTGCCGAGACTGTAA
- a CDS encoding YeiH family protein, with translation MLEKGNRANTLHGILLIALFSFAAFYIAEIPVVRRLSFSPLIVGIVLGMLYANSLRNRLPETWVPGIRFCTKQVLRWGIVLYGFRLTLAQVAAVGVPAVVVDLIVVTVTILGGVLLGRLLKIDRDTALMTSTGSAICGAAAVLGAEPVVKCEGYKTAIAVSTVVIFGTLSMFLYPVMYRTGMLNGMTDTEVAVYTGSTLHEVAHVAGAGNAMDPTDALGIAGTATITKMIRVMLLAPVLVIMGFVLAGRRKESGGETGKRRIAVPWFAFGFIGIIGLNSLLQSLCGVETVREIPLNGTIEYVDTFMLTMAMTALGTETSLDKFRQAGARPFVLAGLLYVWLVAGGYFVTKYVVGML, from the coding sequence ATGTTGGAAAAAGGTAACAGGGCGAACACCCTGCACGGAATTCTCCTGATCGCGCTGTTTTCGTTCGCGGCATTTTACATCGCCGAAATCCCCGTTGTCAGACGGCTCTCGTTCAGCCCCCTGATCGTCGGCATCGTGCTGGGCATGCTCTACGCCAACAGCCTGCGCAACCGGCTGCCCGAAACCTGGGTCCCGGGCATCCGGTTCTGCACGAAGCAGGTGCTGCGCTGGGGCATCGTCCTCTACGGGTTCCGCCTGACGCTGGCCCAGGTGGCGGCCGTGGGCGTGCCGGCCGTCGTCGTGGACCTGATCGTCGTGACGGTCACCATTCTGGGGGGCGTTCTGCTGGGCCGCCTGCTGAAGATCGATCGCGACACGGCGCTGATGACTTCGACGGGCAGCGCCATCTGCGGCGCGGCGGCTGTGCTGGGGGCCGAGCCGGTGGTGAAGTGCGAGGGGTACAAAACCGCCATCGCCGTCTCCACGGTCGTCATTTTCGGAACCCTCTCGATGTTTCTCTATCCGGTCATGTACCGCACGGGCATGCTCAACGGGATGACCGACACGGAAGTGGCCGTCTACACGGGCAGCACGCTGCACGAGGTGGCCCACGTGGCCGGGGCGGGCAACGCGATGGACCCCACCGATGCGCTGGGGATCGCCGGAACGGCCACCATCACCAAGATGATCCGCGTCATGCTGCTCGCGCCCGTGCTCGTGATCATGGGCTTCGTGCTGGCGGGCCGCCGGAAGGAATCCGGGGGCGAAACGGGAAAACGCAGGATCGCCGTGCCGTGGTTCGCCTTCGGGTTCATCGGGATCATCGGTCTCAATTCGCTGCTGCAAAGCCTTTGCGGGGTGGAGACGGTCCGGGAAATTCCGCTCAACGGGACCATCGAGTACGTCGATACCTTCATGCTGACGATGGCCATGACGGCGCTGGGGACCGAAACGAGCCTCGACAAATTCAGGCAGGCGGGGGCCAGGCCTTTCGTGCTGGCCGGCCTGCTCTACGTCTGGCTGGTGGCGGGCGGTTACTTCGTCACGAAATACGTGGTCGGCATGTTGTAG
- a CDS encoding LysR family transcriptional regulator, translated as MDDFRLKVFIAAARTLSFTRAAEQLYISQPAVSKHVGELESRYKVQLFTRRGSHLELTDAGRTMLEAAGRLLDDYRRLEYEMSLCADQTGGELRLGASTTIAQYLLPPILAHFTARFPGVRVSMSSGNSAEVEQALGEHAVDLGLVESLSRRQGLHYTLFRPDELVLVARPGGKYARRETVTPEELPRIPLVLRESGSGTLEVIAAALAARGIRLSQFDVTMRLGSTEGIKAFVRNSDAMAIVSVISVVDELRSGALRIVDIEGLTLSRDFVFVHAEAEPARLARRFIDFARADF; from the coding sequence ATGGACGATTTCCGCCTCAAGGTCTTTATCGCCGCGGCCCGGACGTTGAGTTTCACCCGGGCCGCCGAACAACTCTACATTTCGCAGCCCGCCGTCAGCAAGCATGTCGGCGAGCTGGAATCCCGTTATAAGGTGCAGCTTTTCACCCGCCGCGGCAGCCATCTGGAGCTGACCGATGCGGGGCGTACGATGCTGGAGGCGGCCGGGCGGCTTCTCGACGACTACCGCCGCCTCGAATACGAGATGAGCCTCTGCGCCGACCAGACCGGGGGCGAACTCCGCCTCGGGGCCAGCACGACCATCGCGCAGTACCTCCTTCCGCCGATTCTGGCGCACTTCACGGCGCGCTTTCCCGGGGTGCGGGTCTCGATGTCGTCGGGCAACAGCGCCGAGGTCGAGCAGGCGTTGGGCGAACATGCCGTGGATCTGGGGCTGGTCGAGAGCCTCAGCCGCCGGCAGGGGCTGCACTACACGCTTTTCAGGCCCGACGAACTGGTGCTGGTGGCCCGTCCGGGCGGGAAATACGCCCGCCGGGAGACGGTGACGCCCGAGGAGCTGCCGCGCATCCCGCTGGTGTTGCGCGAAAGCGGCTCGGGGACGCTCGAAGTGATCGCCGCGGCCCTTGCGGCCAGAGGCATCCGTCTCTCGCAGTTCGATGTGACGATGCGCCTCGGGTCGACCGAGGGGATCAAGGCCTTCGTCCGCAACAGCGACGCCATGGCCATCGTATCGGTGATTTCGGTGGTGGATGAACTGCGCAGCGGCGCGCTGCGGATCGTCGACATCGAGGGGCTGACGCTCTCCCGCGATTTCGTTTTCGTGCATGCCGAAGCCGAACCTGCGCGTCTGGCGCGGCGGTTCATCGACTTCGCCCGGGCGGATTTCTGA
- a CDS encoding DHH family phosphoesterase, whose translation MKLSKEHIERLREMLARPGQRIVVVSHTNPDGDAVGSSLAWAEVLRTMGHAVTCVVPNKYPYFLDWMPGIDEVVIFKTDTEGRARRAIAEADMIFCLDFNAVSRLEILSDTIEANTTARRVLIDHHLSPDEGFDLMFSHPDSSSTCFLVYSIVEAMCGAGAITRRMAESLYVGMMTDTGNFAFSFLTPELFRAVAVLVEKGISIPDIHNSVYNAYTEGRARLFGYAINRKMEVIQDGTVAYMSLLENEMRRFQFQQGDSEGFVNYALTIKKVKMSAMFLAHRKFIRVSLRSRGDVDVNLFARKYFSGGGHKNAAGGKSFVSMQETIDHYVRSVREFADEGHLG comes from the coding sequence ATGAAGTTATCGAAAGAACATATCGAACGTCTGCGGGAGATGCTCGCCCGACCCGGGCAGCGCATCGTCGTCGTCTCCCACACCAACCCCGACGGCGACGCCGTCGGATCGTCGCTCGCATGGGCCGAGGTCCTGCGTACGATGGGACATGCGGTGACCTGCGTCGTGCCCAATAAATATCCCTATTTCCTCGACTGGATGCCCGGGATCGACGAGGTGGTGATCTTCAAGACCGACACCGAAGGGCGCGCACGGCGCGCCATCGCGGAGGCCGACATGATTTTCTGCCTCGATTTCAACGCCGTTTCGCGGCTCGAAATCCTCAGCGACACCATCGAGGCCAACACCACGGCCCGCCGCGTGCTGATCGACCATCACCTCTCGCCCGACGAGGGCTTCGACCTGATGTTCTCGCACCCCGATTCGTCGAGCACGTGTTTTCTGGTGTACAGCATCGTCGAGGCGATGTGCGGCGCCGGGGCTATCACACGCCGCATGGCCGAGTCGCTCTACGTGGGCATGATGACCGACACGGGCAATTTCGCCTTCTCGTTCCTCACCCCGGAGCTGTTCCGCGCCGTGGCCGTGCTGGTCGAGAAGGGCATCTCGATCCCCGACATTCACAACAGCGTCTACAACGCCTATACCGAGGGCCGCGCGCGGCTGTTCGGCTATGCCATCAACCGCAAGATGGAGGTGATCCAGGACGGGACGGTGGCCTACATGTCCTTGCTGGAGAACGAGATGCGCCGCTTTCAGTTTCAGCAGGGCGACAGCGAGGGATTCGTCAACTACGCCCTCACGATCAAAAAGGTCAAGATGTCGGCCATGTTTCTCGCCCACCGCAAATTCATCCGCGTGTCGCTGCGCTCGCGGGGCGACGTCGACGTCAACCTCTTCGCCCGGAAGTATTTCAGCGGCGGCGGCCACAAGAACGCCGCGGGGGGCAAGTCGTTCGTCTCGATGCAGGAGACCATCGACCACTACGTCCGTTCGGTCAGGGAGTTCGCCGACGAAGGGCATCTGGGCTGA